One Oncorhynchus masou masou isolate Uvic2021 chromosome 2, UVic_Omas_1.1, whole genome shotgun sequence genomic region harbors:
- the LOC135554610 gene encoding uncharacterized protein LOC135554610, whose protein sequence is MHPQSVLLHRGQRSDACWDASSICPASQEVRGRACWDASSICPAPQRSEACILNMSCSTEVRGQGPVEMHPQSVLLHRGQRPVGMHPQSVLLHRGQGPVGMHPQSVLLHRGQGPVGMHPQSVLLHRGQRPVGMHPQSVLLHRGQRSGACWDASSICPAPQRSEACWDASSICPAPQRSGACWDASSICPASQRSEVGGLLGCILNLSCSTEVRGLLGCILNLSCSTEVRGQGPVEMHPQSVLLHRGQGPVGLNPKSVLLHRGQRPVGMHPQSVLLHRGQGPVGMHLQSVLLHRGQRSGACWDASSICPAPQRSEACWPASSICPAPQRSEVKGLLRCILNLSCSTEVRDLLGCMLNLSCSTEVKGLLGCILNLSCFTEVRGQGPVGMHAQSVLLHRGQRPVGMHPQSVLLHRGQRSEVKGLLRCILNLSCSTEVRGLLG, encoded by the coding sequence ATGCATCCTCAATCTGTGCTGCtccacagaggtcagaggtcagatgcTTGTTGGGATGCATCCTCAATCTGTCCTGCTTCACAAGAGGTCAGAGGTCGGGCCTGTTGGGATGCATCCTCAATCTGTCCTGCTCCACAGAGGTCAGAGGCCTGCATCCTCAATATGTCCTGCtccacagaggtcagaggtcaagggCCTGTTGAGATGCATCCCCAATCTGTCCTGCTCCACAGAGGTCAGAGGCCTGTTGGGATGCATCCTCAATCTGTCCTGCTCCACAGAGGTCAGGGGCCTGTTGGGATGCATCCTCAATCTGTCCTGCTCCACAGAGGTCAGGGGCCTGTTGGGATGCATCCTCAATCTGTCCTGCTCCACAGAGGTCAGAGGCCTGTTGGGATGCATCCTCAATCTGTCCTGCttcacagaggtcagaggtcgggGGCCTGTTGGGATGCATCCTCAATCTGTCCTGCTCCACAGAGGTCAGAGGCCTGTTGGGATGCATCCTCAATCTGTCCTGCTCCACAGAGGTCAGGGGCCTGTTGGGATGCATCCTCAATCTGTCCTGCttcacagaggtcagaggtcgggGGCCTGTTGGGATGCATCCTCAATCTGTCCTGCTCCACAGAGGTCAGAGGCTTGTTGGGATGCATCCTCAATCTGTCCTGCtccacagaggtcagaggtcaagggCCTGTTGAGATGCATCCTCAATCTGTCCTGCTCCACAGAGGTCAGGGGCCTGTTGGGTTGAATCCAAAATCTGTCCTGCTCCACAGAGGTCAGAGGCCTGTTGGGATGCATCCTCAATCTGTCCTACTCCACAGAGGTCAGGGGCCTGTTGGGATGCATCTTCAATCTGTCCTGCttcacagaggtcagaggtcgggGGCCTGTTGGGATGCATCCTCAATCTGTCCTGCTCCACAGAGGTCAGAGGCCTGTTGGCCTGCATCCTCAATCTGTCCTGCtccacagaggtcagaggtcaagggACTGTTGAGATGCATCCTCAATCTGTCCTGCTccacagaggtcagagacctgttgGGATGCATGCTCAATCTGTCCTGCTCCACAGAGGTCAAAGGCCTGTTGGGATGCATCCTCAATCTGTCCTGCttcacagaggtcagaggtcaggggccTGTTGGGATGCATGCTCAATCTGTCCTGCTCCACAGAGGTCAGAGGCCTGTTGGGATGCATCCTCAATCTGTCCTGCttcacagaggtcagaggtcagaggtcaagggCCTGTTGAGATGCATCCTCAATCTGTCCTGCTCCACAGAGGTCAGGGGCCTGTTGGGTTGA